A region from the Aphis gossypii isolate Hap1 chromosome 1, ASM2018417v2, whole genome shotgun sequence genome encodes:
- the LOC114131150 gene encoding SH3 domain-containing protein Dlish: protein MAFLCPVRIRRGKKKKSGSTSDLDKEVLRGTNTNGPVPGMGRITGSASIETLVRVGIEKENGLSPDSKMVVLHDFTPCVDDELTVKRGQVVNILYRENDWVYVIAEDSRQEGFIPHSYCTPYNSQLGEIALNNVKKKLPRAPAATPTETVVEVEINEQQKHGNCGDLSDCESFGNKNQNKQNISSSRASLLSASSHPEIRPFFKDPAGRYIVLYTFIARDENDVSVERGEFVTVLNREDPDWYWIIRSDGQEGFVPSGFVYPADIIQGHINQMNNNQCAGTTNTGLPPVTRARPRKNSCVADDDPAIHGTEMVMLYDYKPQAPDDLSVKRGEWIYADLDNQMVEGWLWTYAPKTRKYGFIPKAYAHPPAMTSL, encoded by the exons atggcTTTTTTGTGTCCCGTGAGAATACGCCGAGGcaagaagaaaaaaa GTGGTTCTACTAGTGACTTAGATAAAGAAGTGTTACGAGGAACCAACACTAATGGACCGGTTCCTGGCATGGGGCGTATTACTGGTAGTGCATCGATTGAAACACTAGTGCGTGTTGGAATTGAGAAAGAAAATGGATTGTCGCCTGATAGTAAAATGGTTGTACTTCATGATTTCACACCGTGTGTTGATGATGAGCTGACTGTGAAACGAGGCCAG gtGGTCAACATCCTATATCGAGAGAATGACTGGGTATATGTAATTGCAGAAGACAGTCGTCAAGAAGGTTTTATACCTCATTCATATTGTACTCCTTATAATTCACAACTTGGTGAAATAGCTTTAAATAATGTCAAAAAGAAATTACCACGTGCTCCAGCTGCCACACCAACTGAAACTGTTGTTGAAGTTGAAATCAATGAGCAACAAAAACAtg GCAATTGTGGTGATTTATCTGATTGTGAAAGTTTTggcaataaaaatcaaaacaaacagAACATTAGTAGCTCTAGGGCATCTTTGTTAAGTGCCTCTTCACATCCTGAGATTCGacctttttttaaa gatCCTGCAGGGCGTTACATTGTGTTATATACTTTCATAGCAAGAGATGAGAATGATGTAAGTGTTGAGAGAGGAGAATTTGTGACTGTATTAAACAGAGAAGACCCTGATTGGTATTGGATTATTCGTAGTGATGGACAGGAAGGTTTTGTTCCTAGTGGGTTTGTATACCCAGCTGATATAATACaag ggcatataaatcaaatgaataataatcagtGTGCTGGTACAACCAATACTGGACTACCTCCAGTTACACGAGCACGACCTCGTAAAAACTCTTGTGTGGCTGATGATGATCCAGCAATTCATGGTACTGAAATGGTAATGCTGTATGATTATAAG CCTCAAGCCCCAGATGATCTGTCAGTGAAGCGTGGTGAATGGATATATGCAGATCTTGACAATCAAATGGTTGAAGGATGGTTGTGGACCTATGCTCCCAAAACAAGAAAATACGGTTTCATACCTAAAGCATATGCTCATCCACCTGCTATGACTAGTTTGTGA
- the LOC114131186 gene encoding uncharacterized protein LOC114131186: MRFLFKICVLSIILKCIVSELQCLSLNKNVDKCQDWKNMSVLVADLVGRSIVDNKVETKSNMLTLLIRAASGAIGHGTNALKTLIVNGLVLLTQIVLTVSDYGTTNYRGTSQKNQIFPDGRPIDWIMNNPYIKSMMDDATDETLPDLLIEQLTSGMPCVQLLLCRLSPIIHYMQRQVKESSHSPPHKWLSWNMSYWQQVKGNAKHCVEKHNDCDKIIKLNSAK; the protein is encoded by the exons atgcgattcttatttaaaatttgtgtcTTATCAATAATCCTGAAATGTATAGTCAGTGAACTTCAGTGTttgtctttaaataaaaatgtagataaatGTCAAGATTGGAAAAATATGTCTGTACTTGTGGCCGACTTAGTGGGTCGATCAATCGTTGATAATAAAGTCGAAACAAAATCTAACATGTTAACTTTGTTGATTCGTGCAGCATCAGGCGCCATCGGACATGGCACCAATGCTCTAAAAACTCTTATAGTAAACGGATTAGTGCTTCTAACACAAATT gttttaACTGTTTCTGATTATGGAACAACTAATTATAGAGGTACTAGCcaaaaaaatcagatttttccCGATGGCCGTCCGATCGACTGGATTATGAATAATCCATAT atCAAATCAATGATGGACGATGCAACTGACGAAACGTTACCAGATCTATTAATTGAACAATTGACGTCGGGCATGCCGTGTGTTCAGTTACTGCTTTGTCGCTTGTCACCAATCATACACTATATGCAGCGTCAGGTGAAGGAAAGTAGCCACAGTCCACCCCACAAATGGCTTTCGTGGAATATGTCCTACTGGCAGCAAGTCAAAGGAAATGCAAAGCATTGCGTTGAAAAACATAACgattgtgataaaataattaaactaaattcgGCCAAGTGA
- the LOC114131152 gene encoding protein transport protein Sec61 subunit gamma — MDQVTKVLEPGRQFSKDSVRLVKRCTKPDRKEFQKIAIATAIGFCIMGFIGFFVKLIHIPINNIIVGS; from the exons atggatcAAGTAACAAAAGTGTTGGAACCTGGACGCCAGTTTTCTAAAGACTCTGTTAGGCTGGTTAAAAGATGTACTAAACCTGACCGGAAAG AGTTTCAAAAAATCGCAATTGCCACGGCCATTGGTTTTTGTATTATGGGTTTCATTGGTTTCTTTGTCAAACTTATTCACATACCCATTAACAACATCATTGT agGATCATGA